The following coding sequences are from one Deinococcus apachensis DSM 19763 window:
- a CDS encoding response regulator, producing MPRIMVVDDDAAILKLISVILTRAGHEVRTTHQPLEALDLLKVFTPDLLISDVVMPYMTGLEFLEQVRAHEKLSNLPFVLLSSHAERDDVRRGMNLGADDYLPKPFTPQDLLTAVDARLRRAGLSRQGESGMSARGLGTAQVVWQGAPVSWVSRKALELFFYLLEHKEVTSWEAAEALWPEKDEARASSLFHTTLHRLRRSLSNEAVVSTNRRYALAQDLRADYDVHRFELLAAQAEQGALGLEELRELTGMYGHFLPGADSPWVDDVRARLEQKQFSVLGLAAQAASAAGRAKDAALFHQRALAIDPMSESDWQGLTRALDSLGDPRARLAAQREAWWAMDLN from the coding sequence ATGCCTCGGATCATGGTCGTGGATGACGACGCCGCCATCCTCAAACTCATCAGCGTGATCCTGACGCGTGCAGGACACGAAGTCCGCACCACCCATCAACCCCTGGAAGCCCTCGATCTGCTGAAGGTCTTCACCCCTGACCTCCTGATCAGCGACGTAGTGATGCCGTACATGACCGGCCTGGAGTTCCTGGAGCAGGTGCGCGCTCATGAAAAGCTCAGCAACCTGCCCTTCGTGCTGCTTTCCAGCCATGCCGAGCGCGACGACGTGCGCCGGGGCATGAATCTGGGGGCGGACGACTACCTGCCCAAGCCCTTCACCCCGCAGGACCTGCTCACCGCGGTCGACGCCCGGTTGCGCCGGGCGGGCCTGAGCCGCCAGGGCGAGAGCGGCATGTCGGCGCGTGGCCTGGGGACCGCACAGGTCGTCTGGCAGGGTGCCCCCGTCTCTTGGGTCTCGCGCAAGGCGCTGGAACTGTTCTTCTACCTGCTGGAGCACAAGGAGGTGACCTCCTGGGAGGCCGCCGAGGCCCTGTGGCCCGAGAAGGACGAGGCGCGGGCGAGCAGTCTCTTTCACACCACCCTGCACCGGTTGCGCCGCAGCCTGAGCAACGAGGCCGTAGTGAGCACCAACCGCCGCTACGCCCTCGCGCAGGACCTGCGCGCCGACTACGATGTCCACCGCTTCGAGCTGCTCGCCGCCCAGGCCGAGCAGGGCGCCCTGGGCCTGGAGGAGCTGCGCGAGCTGACCGGCATGTACGGCCACTTCCTGCCCGGCGCCGACAGCCCCTGGGTGGACGACGTGCGCGCCCGGTTGGAGCAGAAGCAGTTCAGCGTGCTGGGCCTGGCTGCCCAGGCCGCTAGCGCCGCGGGCCGGGCCAAGGACGCCGCCCTCTTCCACCAACGCGCCCTCGCCATCGACCCCATGAGCGAGTCCGACTGGCAGGGCCTGACCCGCGCCCTCGACTCCCTGGGCGACCCCCGCGCCCGCCTCGCCGCCCAGCGGGAAGCCTGGTGGGCGATGGACCTGAATTGA
- a CDS encoding YebC/PmpR family DNA-binding transcriptional regulator, giving the protein MAGHSKWAQIKRKKGANDKKRSAMYSKHIRAIQAAVRSGGSGDPAGNLSLKNAIAAAKADTVPADNIENAIKRAAGAAEGAAEYKEVTYEGYGPGGTAIFIETLTDNVNRTVADIRAVFNKRGGSLGTNGSVAWQFEKKGVILLPDTSEAAQEAAIENGAEDIQESEDGLEISTAPNDLYTVQDGLAAAGFKPESGQITMIPTNTVAVSGDDVRKLMTLIDSLEDLDDVQNVYSNAELPEDVEA; this is encoded by the coding sequence ATGGCCGGTCACAGCAAGTGGGCGCAGATTAAGCGCAAGAAGGGTGCGAACGACAAGAAACGCAGCGCGATGTACTCCAAGCACATCCGCGCCATTCAGGCGGCGGTCCGGTCGGGCGGCAGCGGCGATCCGGCGGGCAACCTTAGCCTGAAGAACGCCATCGCGGCGGCCAAGGCCGACACGGTGCCCGCCGACAACATCGAGAACGCGATCAAGCGCGCGGCGGGCGCGGCGGAGGGTGCAGCCGAGTATAAGGAGGTCACGTACGAGGGCTACGGCCCCGGCGGCACAGCGATCTTCATCGAGACGCTGACCGACAACGTGAACCGCACGGTCGCCGACATCCGCGCGGTGTTCAACAAGCGCGGCGGCTCGCTGGGCACGAACGGCAGCGTCGCCTGGCAGTTCGAGAAGAAGGGCGTGATCCTGCTCCCCGACACCTCGGAGGCCGCGCAGGAGGCCGCCATCGAGAACGGCGCCGAGGACATCCAGGAGTCGGAGGACGGCCTGGAGATCAGCACCGCGCCCAACGACCTGTACACCGTGCAGGACGGGCTGGCGGCGGCGGGATTCAAGCCCGAGAGCGGGCAGATCACGATGATTCCCACGAACACGGTCGCTGTGAGCGGTGACGACGTTCGCAAGCTCATGACCCTAATCGATTCGCTCGAAGACCTCGACGATGTGCAGAACGTCTATTCCAATGCCGAACTGCCGGAGGACGTGGAGGCGTAG
- a CDS encoding GNAT family N-acetyltransferase gives MPSPLPVLTGEQVVLARLRREDVPELAHYFHNLELTTYLGGSGTSYSLEDEQAYFEVVSRNNPSQVTFGIYERSSGRLIGGVDLRDINHRHGTAELGISIHDPDAWGGGSGSEATRLMVGYGVFHLGLHNILLKVFSFNTRAIRAYEKVGFVVCGRRTGTVRLGGERYDTVFMEITAERVDTSALRAQIRLLE, from the coding sequence ATGCCGTCCCCCCTTCCTGTCCTGACGGGCGAACAGGTCGTCCTGGCCCGATTGCGCCGCGAGGACGTGCCCGAACTCGCCCATTACTTCCACAACCTGGAGCTGACCACGTACCTGGGCGGCTCCGGCACGTCGTATAGCCTGGAGGACGAGCAGGCGTATTTCGAGGTGGTCAGCCGCAACAACCCATCGCAGGTCACCTTCGGCATTTACGAGCGCAGCTCCGGGCGGCTGATCGGCGGCGTGGACCTGCGCGACATCAACCACCGCCACGGTACGGCCGAACTGGGCATCAGCATTCACGACCCCGATGCCTGGGGAGGCGGCTCCGGCTCCGAGGCGACGCGGTTGATGGTGGGGTACGGCGTCTTCCACCTGGGGCTGCACAACATCCTGCTCAAGGTGTTTTCCTTCAACACCCGCGCGATCCGCGCCTACGAGAAGGTCGGTTTCGTGGTCTGCGGACGGCGGACGGGGACGGTGCGGCTGGGCGGGGAGCGGTACGACACGGTCTTTATGGAGATCACGGCGGAGCGGGTGGACACATCCGCCCTGCGCGCCCAGATCAGGCTTCTGGAATAA
- a CDS encoding carbonic anhydrase encodes MNDPASDLLPAPLAPDLERRILNAIRRGASMQDIAELRPGRMASPEDAIQALQDGNARFFSGRATRPEADANQRRAQIMEQSPFAAVLACSDSRVPVEIVFDQGLGDLFVVRVAGNVVAETGLGTLEYATEHLDVRLIVVMGHEGCGAVAAALLPEEQVAREPENLRRLIERIQPCVRDMPPIRDRKARMREAVLNNVRWQVASLREQPVIQAAEARGQIRVIGAYYEIGSGAVDFLIEEEDLRP; translated from the coding sequence GTGAACGACCCGGCGTCCGACCTGCTGCCCGCCCCCCTGGCCCCCGACCTCGAACGGCGGATTCTGAACGCCATTCGTCGCGGCGCCAGCATGCAGGACATCGCGGAGTTGCGCCCAGGCCGCATGGCCTCGCCGGAGGACGCCATCCAGGCCCTGCAAGACGGCAACGCCCGCTTCTTCTCCGGCAGGGCAACCCGGCCCGAGGCCGACGCCAACCAGCGGCGCGCGCAGATCATGGAGCAGTCGCCCTTCGCAGCGGTGCTGGCGTGCAGTGACAGCCGGGTGCCCGTGGAGATCGTGTTCGACCAGGGCCTGGGCGACCTCTTCGTGGTGCGGGTGGCGGGGAACGTGGTGGCTGAAACAGGTCTGGGCACGCTGGAGTACGCGACCGAACACCTCGACGTGCGCCTGATTGTGGTCATGGGCCACGAGGGCTGCGGGGCCGTCGCCGCCGCGCTGCTCCCCGAGGAGCAGGTCGCCCGGGAGCCCGAGAACTTGCGCCGCCTGATCGAGCGGATTCAGCCCTGCGTGCGGGACATGCCCCCCATCCGCGACAGGAAGGCCCGGATGCGCGAGGCGGTGCTGAACAATGTCCGCTGGCAGGTCGCCAGCCTGCGCGAACAACCCGTCATCCAGGCGGCCGAGGCGCGTGGGCAGATTCGGGTGATCGGCGCCTACTACGAGATTGGCTCGGGGGCGGTGGACTTTTTGATCGAGGAAGAGGACCTGCGGCCCTAA
- a CDS encoding amidohydrolase — MVLHARTLTLDPGRPQAGAVLVGGSRILAVGTREEVAALAPRARVIDHRDLILTPGLAEAHIHLVSYGFSLSELNLHGARSVSEVQARVAQRAMNTPAGTWIRGGGFLLSELGLNEYPAAAVLDEVSPHHPVLLYSRDLHLSWANSLALRLSGVTETTPDPEGGRIVRPLGTLLESASELVARARPIPSEAEYLAAAKAGADDLASRGYVSAHTMAFEPPEAPRALQTLATRGELPLRIWATLPHGRLGHARELGVGLNPGGLFQWGGVKFFADGALGSRTAWLHAPGFADGSGTGIALDSPDLIRELGAEALRLGLTPVTHAIGDRANTEVLDAYDALRPLAAEKGVRLRIEHAQHLRPEDIPRFRGLTASVQPIHLQADGAMIRHLLPHLTETSYAFRSLRDAGALLAFGSDAPVAPPEYRANFAAAVTRRDDEGELLAPGEALTQEDVLWAHTRGPALAAGWEDEGIIRPGARAAFTLWDRIGGNARALVL, encoded by the coding sequence ATGGTCCTTCACGCGCGCACCCTGACCCTCGACCCTGGGCGGCCACAGGCTGGGGCAGTCCTCGTCGGGGGCAGCCGGATCCTGGCTGTGGGGACCCGTGAGGAGGTCGCCGCCCTCGCCCCACGGGCGCGCGTGATCGATCACCGCGACTTGATCCTCACGCCGGGACTGGCGGAGGCGCATATCCACCTCGTCTCCTACGGCTTCTCGCTCTCGGAGCTGAACCTGCACGGTGCCCGCAGCGTGTCGGAGGTACAAGCCCGGGTGGCGCAGCGGGCGATGAACACCCCGGCGGGCACCTGGATTCGCGGCGGCGGCTTCCTGCTCAGCGAGCTGGGTCTGAACGAGTACCCAGCCGCCGCGGTCCTGGACGAGGTCAGCCCGCACCACCCGGTCCTGCTCTACTCGCGGGACCTGCACCTGAGCTGGGCGAATTCGCTCGCGCTGCGTTTGAGCGGGGTGACCGAGACCACCCCCGATCCTGAGGGCGGGAGGATCGTCCGGCCACTGGGGACGCTGCTCGAAAGCGCCAGCGAACTCGTCGCCCGCGCCCGGCCCATCCCCAGCGAGGCGGAGTACCTGGCGGCGGCGAAGGCGGGGGCGGACGATCTGGCGAGCCGTGGATACGTCAGCGCGCACACGATGGCCTTCGAGCCCCCCGAGGCGCCGCGGGCCCTCCAGACGCTCGCCACTCGGGGGGAACTGCCGCTGCGGATCTGGGCAACCCTGCCCCATGGACGCTTGGGGCATGCCCGGGAATTAGGAGTAGGCCTCAACCCCGGCGGCCTCTTCCAGTGGGGCGGGGTCAAGTTCTTCGCCGACGGGGCGCTGGGCAGCCGCACCGCCTGGCTGCACGCGCCGGGCTTTGCGGACGGCAGCGGCACCGGCATCGCCCTCGACTCCCCCGACCTGATCCGCGAACTGGGGGCCGAGGCGTTGCGGCTGGGCCTCACCCCCGTCACCCACGCCATCGGGGACCGGGCGAACACCGAGGTGCTGGATGCCTACGACGCCCTGCGCCCCCTCGCCGCCGAGAAGGGCGTGCGGCTTCGGATCGAGCACGCGCAGCACCTACGGCCGGAGGACATTCCCCGTTTCCGTGGCCTCACCGCGAGCGTCCAGCCCATCCACTTACAGGCTGACGGGGCGATGATTCGCCACCTCCTGCCACACCTCACGGAGACGAGCTACGCCTTCCGCTCGTTGCGGGACGCGGGGGCCCTGCTCGCCTTCGGGTCCGACGCCCCGGTCGCCCCGCCCGAGTACCGCGCCAACTTCGCCGCCGCCGTCACCCGCCGCGACGACGAGGGGGAGCTTCTGGCGCCCGGGGAGGCCCTGACCCAGGAGGACGTGCTGTGGGCGCACACCCGCGGCCCCGCCCTCGCCGCCGGTTGGGAGGACGAGGGAATCATCCGCCCCGGGGCAAGGGCAGCCTTTACGCTCTGGGACCGGATTGGTGGGAACGCGAGGGCACTGGTGCTGTGA